The sequence AGATATAGACCAAGCAGTGTTAAGTAAAATTGAACGAGGACAAAGAAAATTAAGCAAAGAACAGGTTATAAAACTTGCTGTTTTTTTTAATTACAATGAAAAAGAAATGTTGGTTACTTTTTTTAGTGACCAAATAGTTTATGAAATTGGCAATGAAGCTTATGCAAAAGACGCATTAAAAGTTGCCGAAGAAAAAATTGAATATTTAAATCGAATAGATAAAAAACTATATAAAATAAAACTGTCAGACAAATGAAAGATATAAGTATAGGAAAGAAAGCATTTTATAAAACGGGATTAGGGGCTGCATATTTAGGAGACAGTTTAAAACTCATGAAGAAAATACCCGATTCTTCAGTTGATTTAATTTTAACATCACCTCCTTTTGCATTGACAAGACAGAAAGAATATGGAAACAAACAAGAAGAAGAATACGTTGACTGGTTTCTTCAATTTTCAAAAGAATTTTATAGAATTCTTTCTGATGAAGGGTCGTTGGTGATTGATTTAGGAGGTGCTTATATTCCTGGATTCCCAGTTAGAAGTATCTATCAATATGAACTCTTAGTAAGACTTTGTAGAGAGCAGAACTTCTTCTTGGCACAAGAATTTTATCACTATAATCCTTCAAGATTACCCACCCCTGCTGAATGGGTGACTGTAAGAAGAATTAGAGTTAAAGATTCTGTTAATGTAGTATGGTGGCTTTCAAAATCTCAATTTCCAAAAGCAACCAACAGAAATGTTCTTAAACCCTATAGTGCCAGTATGAAGTCTTTAATTAAGAATGGGTATAAAGCAAAGCTAAGACCAAGCGGACATGATATATCTGATAAGTTTGGAAAAGATAATGGAGGAGCAATACCACCAAATCTACTTGAATTAGCAAACACAAACTCAAATGGTCAATATCAAAAAAAATGTAGAGAGAATGGAATTAAACCACACCCAGCAAGGTTCCCTGTTGGATTTTCGGATTTCTTTATAAAATTTCTAACAGATGAAAATGATATTGTTTTAGACCCTTTTGCTGGCTCAAATACTACTGGGGTTTCTGCTGAAAATTTAAATCGCAGATGGATTTCAATGGAATTAAATGAGCAATATTTGGAGGGCAGCATATATCATTTTGATTCATTTTCAGATTTATTACCAAAAAATAAAAAAACAAATGGCATCGAGACATCGAAAGTATGACTTACTTGAACTAATAATTCAGGGAATTAGAGACGATGGTTGGAATATTTTATATCTATCTGACCCTAAATATCACCCTTTTAGATTGAAAATTTATAAAGGAGAAGAGTCTCATAATGTAAGAATTTACATATGGAACCTAACTCATGGAGGTGGTGCGATGAGACCAGCAGATGAGTATCGTATTCAAATAACAGGTGTCGAACAATTCGACTTAGAACCAAATGGCAAAACATTGATTTTAGGATGGTGGCGCGAAGGAGAAGTATTTGCTGGTTTCGACTTTAATAAGCACAATGGTGTTTTAGGGTTTTCTCCATCTATCCAAATTCGTGAAGAAGCTTTGCGTAAAGCCCACATTAAAGGTATGGCTGCATGGGAGAAAGACAATCAAGAGATAGCGATTTCTTTTAGACCTGACTTTATTACTGAATATATTAGAAATCTGGAATCATTACACTCTTTTGGAGAATCCGAACAAGATTTAGAAGTTTTAGAAGTGCTTACAGATAATCCTGAAGAAGTAAATGATGCTGAAATAGCTGAGGTTACCGAGGAAAGACAAACAACTGTTGTAAGTGTAAAAAAGAAAATCCGAGACAATAGTTTTAAATCAAGGGTATTAACATCATATTCAAATCATTGTGCTTTTTGTGGCATACAATTGAAGTTAATTGATGCGGCTCACATAGTTCCTGTTCAACATGATGGGACTGATGAAACTTCAAATGGAATTTCACTTTGTGCAATACATCATCGAGCTTTTGATAGAAATTTGGTTACGTTCAATTCTGATTATCAAATTTTGACAAGCGAAAAAAACTTTGACAAATTAAAAGAAATTGGTTTAGATGGTGGTGCTGAAAAATTTATCAATGATTTAAGAGCAGTAATTTTATTGCCACCAACTATTAGCGATAGACCGCATGTTGATTTTGTCAATTTAGCAAATGAAATTCGAGGATGGTAAAGGCAACTCCAAAGCCATACATATTTGCAGTTCGCACAAGCTTACACACATTCAAAAACTGCAAAAAAGTATGTCTTGCCAATCTCGACTGGAGAACAGGAGAAATTAAGCACGAAAACCTAATCGAGTAGGTGGCTGATGGCAAAATAGCCACCAGTACACCTCTCACACCACTAAGCGTACAATTCTCGTACTTAGCGGTTCATCAAGCAAAAGAAAATTTGAGATGCACCATTGATAGCAATGTCCTGACAATGTGATATTTATATTTTCTATTATTTTTTTCTAATATTTTTCAAACAAGTATGCTATAACAAACCTATTTTCTAATATTTTTCAAATATTCATATTTTGTATATCCCTGACATAATGCGATTTAAAAACAAAAGCCACTCTATTTGAGTGGCTTTTGTGGTGCCACCTGGAATTGAACCAGGGACACACGGATTTTCAGTCCGTTGCTCTACCAACTGAGCTATGGCACCAAATTATTTTGGGCTTGCAAAAGTAGAATATTCATTTTTAAATTCCAAAAAATAATTCACTTTTTTCAAAAATAATTTTTGTGATCAAAATAAAAGACAATAAGAAAACGTCAATCACTTCAGCACCTTCATTCCGGCATTTTCGAGATTTTTGAT is a genomic window of Bacteroidota bacterium containing:
- a CDS encoding helix-turn-helix transcriptional regulator; the protein is MQNIGELIRKLREREGYPLRKVAAFLDIDQAVLSKIERGQRKLSKEQVIKLAVFFNYNEKEMLVTFFSDQIVYEIGNEAYAKDALKVAEEKIEYLNRIDKKLYKIKLSDK
- a CDS encoding site-specific DNA-methyltransferase — encoded protein: MKDISIGKKAFYKTGLGAAYLGDSLKLMKKIPDSSVDLILTSPPFALTRQKEYGNKQEEEYVDWFLQFSKEFYRILSDEGSLVIDLGGAYIPGFPVRSIYQYELLVRLCREQNFFLAQEFYHYNPSRLPTPAEWVTVRRIRVKDSVNVVWWLSKSQFPKATNRNVLKPYSASMKSLIKNGYKAKLRPSGHDISDKFGKDNGGAIPPNLLELANTNSNGQYQKKCRENGIKPHPARFPVGFSDFFIKFLTDENDIVLDPFAGSNTTGVSAENLNRRWISMELNEQYLEGSIYHFDSFSDLLPKNKKTNGIETSKV
- a CDS encoding HNH endonuclease; translated protein: MASRHRKYDLLELIIQGIRDDGWNILYLSDPKYHPFRLKIYKGEESHNVRIYIWNLTHGGGAMRPADEYRIQITGVEQFDLEPNGKTLILGWWREGEVFAGFDFNKHNGVLGFSPSIQIREEALRKAHIKGMAAWEKDNQEIAISFRPDFITEYIRNLESLHSFGESEQDLEVLEVLTDNPEEVNDAEIAEVTEERQTTVVSVKKKIRDNSFKSRVLTSYSNHCAFCGIQLKLIDAAHIVPVQHDGTDETSNGISLCAIHHRAFDRNLVTFNSDYQILTSEKNFDKLKEIGLDGGAEKFINDLRAVILLPPTISDRPHVDFVNLANEIRGW